From Caulobacter segnis, a single genomic window includes:
- a CDS encoding tRNA1(Val) (adenine(37)-N6)-methyltransferase, with protein MDDQQVTEDRVLGGRVRLRQKPDGYRAGMDAALLAAACDALPGQRVLEPGCGVGGALLAAATRRPGAIFQGVERDSVAAALAADNAALNGLAERVAVVQGDVEAGFRALDLPCFDAVMANPPFFDDPATLRAPAPAKSGAWMADGGLTAWTGFCLKAVREGGTITLIHRADRLADILQLLSPKAGSFRIRPVAPFADAPAKRVIVRAIKTGKAPLVLLPPLVLHDREGGKHSAEAEAILRGEAALAW; from the coding sequence TTGGACGATCAGCAGGTGACGGAGGACCGGGTTCTGGGCGGCCGGGTGCGGCTGCGCCAGAAGCCCGACGGATACAGGGCCGGCATGGACGCGGCGCTGCTGGCGGCCGCTTGCGACGCCCTGCCCGGCCAGCGCGTCCTCGAACCCGGATGCGGTGTGGGCGGCGCCCTGCTGGCGGCGGCGACTCGCCGGCCCGGCGCGATCTTCCAGGGCGTGGAGCGTGATTCCGTCGCCGCCGCCCTCGCCGCCGACAATGCGGCGCTGAACGGTCTGGCCGAGCGAGTCGCCGTCGTCCAGGGCGATGTCGAGGCCGGCTTCCGCGCCCTGGACCTGCCTTGCTTCGACGCGGTGATGGCCAATCCCCCGTTCTTCGACGACCCGGCGACCCTGCGCGCCCCCGCCCCGGCCAAGAGCGGCGCCTGGATGGCCGATGGCGGCCTGACGGCCTGGACGGGCTTCTGCCTGAAGGCGGTGCGCGAGGGCGGGACGATCACCCTGATCCACCGCGCCGACCGCCTGGCCGATATCCTCCAACTGCTGTCGCCCAAGGCCGGCTCGTTCCGCATCCGCCCGGTCGCGCCGTTCGCCGACGCCCCGGCCAAGCGGGTGATCGTCCGGGCGATCAAGACCGGCAAGGCCCCGCTGGTCCTGCTGCCGCCCTTGGTCCTGCACGACCGCGAGGGCGGCAAACATTCGGCCGAGGCCGAAGCGATCCTGCGGGGCGAAGCGGCGCTGGCGTGGTGA
- a CDS encoding polyprenyl synthetase family protein, producing MDAATATLPRTSGSVDRLVRLAEADMKGVNALITDRMQSDVPIIPALAEHLIAAGGKRLRPLLTVAAARLAASDGAGSENDHCLKLAAAVEFIHTATLLHDDVVDGSQLRRGKVAAHLIWGAAQSVLVGDFLFARAFELMVETNSMKALEILARASRVIAEGEVLQLMRSHDLNLSQAVYLEIIQAKTAELFAAASEAGAVSAGVDAAKAQALKAYGLNLGLAFQLVDDALDYGGTTEALGKNAGDDFREGKATLPLLLAIARSGPREAEFWERAIGRREQTEADFRRARELIVGTGALDATLDLAADYADKAKAALAIFPANDWRGALEDLADFAVSRRT from the coding sequence TTGGACGCAGCGACAGCGACCCTCCCCCGGACGTCGGGCTCGGTGGATCGTCTCGTGCGCCTCGCCGAGGCCGACATGAAGGGCGTCAACGCCCTGATCACCGATCGCATGCAGAGCGACGTGCCGATCATCCCGGCCCTGGCCGAGCACCTGATCGCCGCCGGCGGCAAGCGCCTGCGGCCGCTGCTGACCGTGGCCGCCGCCCGCCTGGCGGCTTCGGATGGGGCCGGCTCGGAGAACGACCACTGCCTGAAGCTGGCCGCGGCCGTCGAGTTCATCCACACCGCCACCCTGCTGCACGACGACGTGGTGGACGGCAGCCAGCTGCGTCGCGGCAAGGTCGCCGCGCACCTGATCTGGGGCGCGGCCCAGAGCGTGCTGGTCGGCGACTTCCTGTTCGCCCGGGCCTTCGAGCTGATGGTCGAGACCAACTCGATGAAGGCGCTGGAGATCCTGGCCCGCGCCAGCCGTGTCATCGCCGAGGGCGAGGTGCTGCAGCTGATGCGCAGCCACGACCTGAACCTGTCGCAGGCCGTCTATCTGGAGATCATCCAGGCCAAGACCGCCGAGCTGTTCGCCGCCGCCTCCGAGGCTGGCGCGGTCTCGGCCGGGGTCGACGCGGCCAAGGCGCAGGCGCTGAAGGCCTACGGCCTGAACCTGGGCCTGGCCTTCCAGCTGGTCGACGACGCCCTGGACTACGGCGGCACGACCGAGGCCCTGGGCAAGAACGCCGGCGACGACTTCCGCGAAGGCAAGGCGACCCTGCCGCTGCTGCTGGCCATCGCCCGCTCCGGTCCCCGCGAGGCCGAATTCTGGGAACGCGCCATCGGCCGCCGCGAGCAGACCGAGGCCGATTTCCGTCGGGCCCGCGAGCTGATCGTCGGCACGGGCGCCCTGGACGCCACCCTGGACCTGGCCGCCGACTATGCCGACAAGGCCAAGGCGGCGCTGGCGATCTTCCCGGCCAACGACTGGCGCGGGGCTCTGGAAGACCTGGCCGACTTCGCCGTCAGCCGCAGGACCTGA
- a CDS encoding YccF domain-containing protein encodes MIRFILNVLWFICGGLVTGLGWLLAGVLLAITIVGLPYAGAAFRIAGFAFWPFGKEIVHREILGRSDIGTGPLGTVLNVIWFILAGWWLALGHVIVAVAEAISIIGIPFAIKDLQLAYIALAPIGRDVVRR; translated from the coding sequence GTGATCCGTTTCATTCTGAACGTTCTGTGGTTCATCTGCGGCGGCCTGGTCACCGGCCTGGGCTGGCTGCTGGCCGGCGTGCTGCTGGCCATCACCATCGTGGGCCTGCCCTATGCCGGCGCGGCCTTTCGCATCGCCGGCTTCGCCTTCTGGCCCTTCGGCAAGGAGATCGTTCATCGCGAGATCCTGGGCCGTTCCGACATCGGCACGGGACCGCTGGGGACCGTGCTGAACGTGATCTGGTTCATTCTGGCCGGCTGGTGGCTGGCCCTGGGCCACGTGATCGTCGCGGTCGCGGAAGCCATCTCGATCATCGGCATCCCATTCGCGATCAAGGACCTGCAACTGGCCTACATCGCCCTGGCCCCGATCGGCCGGGACGTGGTCCGGCGCTAG